From one Lycium ferocissimum isolate CSIRO_LF1 chromosome 7, AGI_CSIRO_Lferr_CH_V1, whole genome shotgun sequence genomic stretch:
- the LOC132063608 gene encoding pentatricopeptide repeat-containing protein At3g60050-like, protein MYSVALFGQRVIQRFSYFSSFPRFICNQQSDADGTGNGFGRIEDYLNESWKSMNFDNNMKDKTEESVDFIGINGCYESHFRQKFSSRHSFIEKVRNEASMILEILQQDGPGFDAKEALDSSHIAVSSLLVREVLLGILRTINYATKNRCAKLGYKFFVWSGQQENYQHTANSYHLIMKIFAESEEFKAMWRLVDEMIEKGYPTTARTFNLLICTCGEAGLARKVVERFIKSKTFNYRPFRHSFNAILHSLLGVHQYRLIEWVYQQMLVEGHLPDILTYNILLCSKYRLGKLDQFHRLLDEMGRSGFSPDFHTFNILLHVLGKGDKPLAAVNLLNHMKEVGCEPNILHFTTLIDGLSRAGNLDACKYFFDELIRQGCVPDVVCYTVMITGYVVAGELDKAQELFTDMIANGQLPNVFTYNAMIRGLCMAEKFDEACMVVKEMESRGCNPNFMVYSTLVSYLKNAGKLSKAHEVIRHMVDKGQYIHLVPKFKRYRRC, encoded by the coding sequence ATGTATTCTGTAGCTCTTTTTGGTCAAAGAGTTATTCAAAGATTCTCATATTTTAGCAGCTTTCCACGGTTTATATGTAATCAACAATCTGACGCTGATGGCACTGGAAATGGGTTTGGAAGAATCGAAGATTACTTGAATGAGAGCTGGAAGAGTATGAACTTCGATAATAATATGAAAGATAAGACTGAGGAGTCAGTTGACTTTATTGGAATCAACGGCTGCTATGAAAGCCATTTCCGTCAAAAATTTTCAAGTCGGCACAGCTTTATTGAGAAAGTGAGAAATGAGGCTAGTATGATTCTTGAAATTCTTCAACAAGATGGTCCAGGATTTGATGCAAAAGAAGCTTTAGATAGTTCACATATTGCAGTTTCAAGCCTGCTTGTGAGAGAAGTTCTTCTAGGTATCTTGAGAACAATAAATTATGCGACTAAAAATAGGTGTGCAAAGCTGGGTTACAAGTTTTTTGTATGGTCCGGTCAACAAGAAAATTACCAGCATACGGCAAATTCATACCATCTGATAATGAAGATATTTGCAGAGTCTGAGGAATTCAAGGCTATGTGGAGATTAGTAGATGAGATGATTGAGAAAGGATACCCTACAACTGCTAGGACATTTAATTTGTTGATATGTACTTGCGGAGAGGCAGGTTTGGCTAGAAAAGTAGTAGAGAGGTTTATAAAGTCAAAGACATTCAATTATAGACCATTCAGGCATTCATTTAATGCAATCTTACATTCCCTTCTGGGTGTACATCAGTACAGGTTAATTGAGTGGGTGTATCAGCAAATGTTGGTGGAAGGTCATCTTCCTGATATTTTAACTTATAACATACTGCTATGCTCGAAATATAGGCTGGGAAAGCTGGATCAGTTTCATAGATTATTAGATGAAATGGGTCGGAGTGGATTTTCACCCGATTTTCATACATTTAACATTCTGCTTCATGTTCTTGGTAAAGGAGACAAACCGCTAGCAGCAGTCAACCTTCTAAACCACATGAAAGAAGTTGGTTGTGAACCAAACATTCTCCATTTTACTACTTTGATCGATGGGCTAAGTCGGGCGGGTAATTTGGATGCATGCAAATACTTCTTTGATGAGCTGATTAGGCAGGGCTGTGTGCCTGATGTTGTGTGTTACACTGTTATGATAACAGGATATGTTGTGGCTGGGGAACTTGATAAAGCTCAGGAATTATTTACTGACATGATCGCCAATGGGCAGTTGCCAAACGTGTTTACTTACAATGCCATGATTCGTGGGCTCTGTATGGCTGAGAAATTTGACGAGGCATGCATGGTGGTGAAAGAAATGGAATCGAGGGGTTGTAATCCAAATTTTATGGTGTATAGTACTTTAGTCAGTTACTTGAAAAATGCTGGAAAGCTGTCCAAAGCTCATGAAGTAATAAGACATATGGTGGATAAAGGGCAGTATATCCATCTCGTTCCAAAGTTCAAAAGATATAGAAGATGTTAA